The following coding sequences lie in one Chthonomonadales bacterium genomic window:
- a CDS encoding Gfo/Idh/MocA family oxidoreductase: MDPVRLGILGCGRGSFALAVADAAPGDLRVVACADMRRDRAESLAAGRPGTAVCESLEELLAAPDVDAVLVATPDHLHARHAIACLRAGRHVLSEIPAACTLDELSNLVDAALEADRRYMMGNEVRWFPALARARRWTEEGRWGTVFYGEAEYLHNLMRDGWRTVEPDGAPHWRWDPAAPQTTLLGGGPHAFDTLRWLADEPGFVETIGFGTGRSVTDHPEPSTAACLLRSARGGVYKVTVSYAMARPYCLYFSLYGDAGSFEGGRTDQEATFWYSDTEPGMQGLQPTGMPFWTEPAVPVVGHGSSEYAMLRAFVAAIREHRDPPIGPVEAAQSTAPAICALEAIRAGRPVAIPRFGWGPP; this comes from the coding sequence GTGGACCCGGTCCGGCTGGGGATCCTTGGGTGTGGGCGCGGCTCCTTCGCACTGGCCGTGGCCGACGCCGCGCCGGGGGACCTGCGCGTCGTGGCCTGCGCCGACATGCGCCGCGACCGGGCCGAAAGCCTGGCCGCGGGGCGGCCGGGCACCGCCGTCTGCGAGTCGCTTGAGGAGCTCCTCGCGGCGCCGGACGTCGACGCGGTGCTCGTCGCCACGCCCGACCACCTCCATGCCCGGCACGCCATCGCCTGCCTGCGCGCCGGCAGACACGTCCTCTCCGAGATACCGGCCGCCTGCACTCTGGACGAGCTCTCCAACCTCGTGGACGCCGCCTTGGAAGCGGACCGGCGCTACATGATGGGCAACGAGGTGCGCTGGTTCCCGGCCCTCGCCCGGGCGCGCCGCTGGACCGAGGAGGGCCGCTGGGGCACAGTCTTCTACGGCGAGGCCGAGTATCTCCACAACCTCATGCGCGACGGCTGGCGAACCGTTGAGCCCGATGGCGCGCCGCACTGGCGATGGGACCCCGCCGCGCCGCAGACCACGCTGCTCGGCGGAGGGCCGCACGCCTTCGACACGCTTCGCTGGCTCGCGGACGAGCCCGGCTTCGTGGAGACGATCGGCTTCGGCACCGGGAGGTCGGTGACCGACCATCCCGAGCCGTCGACGGCCGCCTGCCTCCTGCGCTCGGCGCGCGGCGGCGTCTACAAGGTCACGGTCTCCTATGCCATGGCGCGGCCCTACTGCCTCTACTTCTCGCTCTACGGGGACGCCGGCTCGTTCGAGGGCGGCCGCACCGACCAGGAGGCCACTTTCTGGTACTCGGACACGGAGCCCGGGATGCAGGGGCTTCAGCCGACGGGGATGCCGTTCTGGACGGAGCCTGCCGTGCCCGTGGTCGGCCACGGCTCCAGCGAGTACGCCATGCTTCGCGCGTTCGTCGCCGCGATCCGGGAGCACCGCGACCCCCCGATCGGCCCCGTGGAGGCCGCGCAGTCGACCGCGCCGGCCATCTGCGCGCTCGAGGCGATCCGCGCAGGCCGCCCGGTCGCCATTCCACGGTTCGGTTGGGGCCCGCCGTGA
- a CDS encoding ABC transporter permease, with translation MSLYRSLQTALANLRTNKLRSALTMLGVIIGVSAVIVMVSIVEGARHKIVSEFERLGSKLIIVAYDPERARKEHSTRILSGLRMEDVAALRDQCDLVEDLSAELPTPQELTARFEDRDMQVRATGVEPDYAHLRNVTLTQGRFITEADIADWAKVAVIGSKVRERLFPREDPIGKSIELQGVSATVVGVLAAKGRTGGDDADKTLLVPITAIQKRFVGIDVVGVVWAQPRAGAAVDQAMDQIWECLMRRHDNAPGFQVDSLENIQNAIGRILTIFGLVLGSVAGLALLVGGIGIMNIMLVSVTERTREIGLRKAVGAKRRDVLMQFLIEAATVSGVGGLIGIGLGASVSAAIGAVSKQFMKGGMNGDPGIPVYLPLWAVLGAFLFSAGVGVFFGLYPAVRAARLDPIVALRHE, from the coding sequence ATGAGCCTCTATCGCAGCCTTCAGACGGCCCTGGCCAACCTGCGCACCAACAAGTTGCGCTCCGCGCTCACCATGCTCGGCGTCATCATCGGCGTGAGCGCGGTGATCGTGATGGTCAGCATCGTCGAAGGCGCGCGCCACAAGATCGTGTCCGAGTTCGAGCGGCTGGGATCGAAGCTGATCATCGTCGCCTACGACCCCGAGCGGGCGCGCAAGGAGCACTCCACCCGCATCCTTTCCGGCCTCCGCATGGAGGACGTCGCGGCGCTACGCGACCAGTGCGACCTCGTGGAGGACCTCTCGGCCGAGCTCCCGACCCCCCAGGAGCTGACCGCCCGATTCGAAGACCGCGACATGCAGGTGCGCGCGACCGGGGTCGAGCCCGACTACGCCCACTTGCGCAATGTGACGCTGACGCAGGGGCGCTTCATCACCGAGGCCGACATCGCCGACTGGGCTAAGGTGGCCGTCATCGGATCCAAGGTGCGCGAGCGGCTCTTCCCGCGCGAGGACCCCATCGGCAAGTCGATCGAGCTCCAGGGCGTGAGCGCCACCGTCGTGGGCGTGCTGGCAGCCAAGGGCCGCACGGGCGGCGATGATGCAGACAAGACGCTCCTGGTCCCCATCACCGCGATCCAGAAGCGCTTCGTCGGCATCGACGTGGTGGGCGTCGTGTGGGCCCAGCCCAGGGCGGGCGCCGCGGTCGACCAGGCGATGGACCAGATATGGGAGTGCTTAATGCGCCGGCACGACAACGCACCGGGCTTCCAGGTCGACAGTCTGGAGAACATTCAGAACGCCATCGGGCGCATCCTGACGATTTTCGGCCTCGTTCTGGGCAGCGTGGCCGGCCTCGCGCTGCTGGTGGGCGGCATCGGCATCATGAACATCATGCTCGTCTCGGTCACCGAGCGCACGCGCGAGATCGGCCTGCGGAAGGCCGTGGGCGCCAAGCGCCGCGACGTGCTGATGCAGTTCCTCATCGAGGCGGCCACGGTCTCGGGCGTCGGAGGGCTAATCGGGATCGGGCTGGGCGCGAGCGTGAGCGCGGCCATCGGCGCGGTGAGCAAACAGTTCATGAAGGGCGGGATGAACGGGGACCCCGGGATTCCCGTGTACCTCCCGCTGTGGGCCGTGCTCGGAGCCTTTCTCTTCTCGGCGGGAGTGGGCGTGTTCTTCGGTCTCTATCCAGCCGTGCGCGCGGCTCGGCTTGACCCGATCGTTGCCCTGCGCCACGAGTGA
- a CDS encoding efflux RND transporter periplasmic adaptor subunit, with translation MKRKLLIGCLVPLAALVLGGWWGYRRYMAASPNPPRFETVDRGEVEIQVTETGTIEPLRKVEVKSKVAGRIAALYVTEGNRVAAGALLARIDPTEINSQVAQMRAQLDGARARLAQAMKGVAYQRKQTAEAIVQAEEGVRAAGARLKMARQESDAQPLYTSSDVAQAQATVRSATDSVELLKRSTHPQGKVQAQTGYDDARAALENATRQRDRQKRLLARGFASQQAVDATVADMAAAQARCDQARNRLDLLAQQQAIELETAQHRVDEANAALARARAGSSAVAIKRSAAAAAAAALRQATSQLQAARSGHQQDRMREDDVAQAKSAVVQIENQLREIQVRQGDTRLLAPMAGTITMRYVEEGELVTSGVSTFSSGTPVVQVADLSRMLVKMSVNEVDVHKIRRGLPVEVAIDGARGTLFQGHVRKVAPAAIAGQPGQGGNVVRFAVEVAVDDPDERLKPGMSARCTIVIARRRGVLRLPAHAVEGEGRDAHVMLMKETRKDGKPVVTFERHPVVAGLRGDAHIEIVSGLKVGDRAKPGQFTGPKRKAIDLNFK, from the coding sequence ATGAAGCGAAAACTACTGATCGGGTGCCTCGTACCCCTCGCGGCCCTGGTTCTCGGCGGCTGGTGGGGCTACCGGCGGTACATGGCCGCTTCCCCGAACCCTCCGCGGTTCGAGACCGTGGACCGCGGCGAGGTCGAGATCCAGGTGACCGAGACCGGCACGATCGAGCCGCTGCGCAAGGTCGAGGTGAAGTCGAAGGTTGCCGGGCGGATCGCCGCGCTGTATGTCACCGAGGGCAACCGCGTGGCCGCCGGCGCGCTGTTGGCGCGCATCGACCCCACGGAGATCAACAGCCAGGTCGCGCAGATGAGGGCGCAACTCGACGGAGCGCGGGCCCGCCTCGCCCAGGCGATGAAGGGCGTCGCCTACCAGCGCAAGCAGACGGCCGAAGCCATCGTGCAGGCCGAGGAGGGCGTGCGCGCGGCCGGGGCCCGCCTCAAGATGGCGCGGCAGGAATCCGATGCTCAGCCGCTCTACACTTCCAGCGACGTCGCGCAGGCCCAGGCGACGGTCCGCAGCGCCACCGACAGCGTCGAGCTCCTGAAGCGCTCGACGCACCCGCAGGGGAAGGTGCAGGCGCAGACGGGCTACGACGACGCGAGGGCGGCCCTGGAGAACGCGACGCGGCAGCGCGACCGGCAGAAGCGTCTGCTGGCCCGCGGCTTCGCATCGCAGCAGGCGGTGGACGCGACGGTGGCCGACATGGCCGCGGCCCAGGCACGGTGCGACCAGGCACGCAATCGCCTTGACCTCCTCGCCCAGCAGCAGGCGATCGAGTTGGAGACGGCCCAGCATCGCGTCGACGAAGCGAACGCGGCGTTGGCGCGAGCACGGGCCGGAAGCTCTGCCGTGGCCATCAAGCGGAGCGCCGCCGCAGCGGCGGCGGCCGCCCTTCGCCAGGCGACATCTCAACTCCAGGCCGCCCGGTCCGGACATCAGCAGGATCGTATGCGCGAGGACGACGTCGCGCAGGCGAAGTCGGCCGTCGTGCAGATCGAGAACCAGCTCCGGGAGATCCAGGTGCGGCAGGGGGATACGCGCCTCCTTGCGCCGATGGCCGGCACGATTACGATGCGCTACGTGGAAGAAGGCGAGCTCGTCACTTCCGGGGTCAGCACCTTCTCATCTGGCACGCCGGTCGTGCAGGTGGCGGACCTCTCCCGAATGCTCGTGAAGATGAGCGTGAACGAGGTCGATGTGCACAAGATCCGTCGCGGACTCCCCGTGGAGGTCGCGATTGACGGCGCCAGGGGAACGCTGTTCCAGGGGCATGTGCGGAAGGTGGCGCCCGCGGCCATCGCGGGCCAGCCCGGTCAGGGGGGCAACGTGGTGCGGTTCGCCGTAGAGGTGGCCGTCGACGATCCCGACGAGCGCCTGAAGCCCGGGATGAGCGCGCGATGCACCATCGTGATCGCCCGGCGCCGTGGCGTGCTGCGCCTGCCGGCCCACGCCGTCGAAGGCGAGGGGCGCGACGCCCACGTGATGCTGATGAAGGAGACCCGGAAGGACGGCAAGCCGGTCGTCACGTTCGAGCGGCATCCCGTCGTCGCCGGACTGCGCGGCGACGCGCATATCGAGATCGTGTCCGGCCTGAAGGTCGGTGATCGCGCCAAGCCAGGCCAGTTCACCGGCCCCAAGCGCAAGGCCATTGACCTGAACTTCAAGTAG
- a CDS encoding sigma-70 family RNA polymerase sigma factor — protein sequence MVDLAALQAARLHTEAQTRVDAQDRWRDLERRAHTLADEDLLRLCAAGEHQALEELTRRYEAPIYRFLLRMTGSPEDAEEASIDVFLRAWQHAGRFQYRAKVATWLYRIAANIARDLYSRRKARPQQPWPDERQMERFGAGSAEEDALANLQRDDLSAALERALARLSPSDRLLIVLYYLEERDYPGIQQVTGLSYTVLKTRLARARRRLRTLLEATEQASTQ from the coding sequence TTGGTGGACCTGGCAGCACTGCAAGCCGCGCGCCTGCACACGGAGGCACAGACCCGGGTGGACGCGCAGGACAGATGGCGTGACCTCGAACGACGGGCGCACACGCTCGCGGACGAGGACCTCCTGCGCCTCTGTGCGGCGGGGGAGCATCAGGCGCTGGAAGAGCTGACGCGCCGCTACGAGGCGCCGATCTACCGGTTTCTGCTCCGGATGACCGGTTCGCCCGAGGATGCGGAAGAAGCGTCTATCGACGTCTTCCTGAGGGCCTGGCAGCACGCCGGGCGGTTCCAGTATCGCGCGAAGGTGGCGACGTGGCTCTATCGCATCGCCGCCAACATCGCGCGCGACCTGTACAGTCGGCGCAAGGCGCGGCCACAACAGCCGTGGCCCGATGAGCGGCAGATGGAGCGCTTCGGCGCCGGGAGCGCCGAGGAGGACGCGCTGGCGAACCTGCAGCGCGACGATCTGAGCGCCGCGCTGGAGCGGGCGCTGGCGCGGCTGAGCCCGAGCGACCGTCTGCTGATCGTTCTCTACTACCTGGAGGAGCGCGACTACCCCGGTATCCAGCAGGTGACGGGGCTGTCATACACCGTGCTCAAGACGCGCCTGGCGCGCGCGCGGCGCCGGCTGCGCACGCTACTGGAAGCCACGGAGCAAGCGAGTACGCAATGA
- a CDS encoding periplasmic heavy metal sensor, protein MFGSLVRAGLGAAALLTLPFGLPTTRTMDIAPPTAFLLLGKQGPPSEDDKERARVRIGMSREQQAQLEAIFEGSRQEMHDLSTRMRDSYRKLNEVYETYDVDKQAAYAAIRQVMGVRKRLLLLRTENEIKMRRVLTRDQFERFRALLKEEGARRRGDRRRSPGPPGP, encoded by the coding sequence ATGTTTGGATCGCTTGTGCGGGCGGGGCTTGGCGCCGCCGCTCTGCTGACGCTCCCGTTTGGCTTGCCGACAACGCGCACGATGGACATTGCGCCGCCGACGGCCTTTCTGCTCCTGGGCAAGCAGGGGCCGCCGTCCGAGGACGACAAGGAGCGCGCGCGCGTTCGCATCGGCATGTCGCGCGAGCAGCAGGCGCAGCTTGAGGCCATCTTCGAAGGGTCGCGGCAGGAGATGCACGATCTATCCACCCGGATGCGCGACTCCTATCGCAAGCTCAACGAGGTCTACGAGACGTACGATGTCGACAAGCAGGCTGCCTATGCGGCCATCCGGCAGGTGATGGGGGTCCGCAAGCGGCTGCTGCTGCTCCGCACGGAGAACGAGATCAAGATGCGGCGCGTGCTCACCCGCGATCAGTTCGAGCGGTTCCGTGCCCTCCTGAAGGAGGAGGGCGCGCGTCGGCGCGGCGACCGGCGGCGGTCGCCCGGCCCGCCGGGGCCGTAG
- a CDS encoding BON domain-containing protein gives MAVEDAAMTRMVQRELGRRYVDSSRLDVRVTHGVCYLRGVLEKLRFYPEVDLEHEAELIRKLLRQKPGIREVIWEVYVRAPR, from the coding sequence ATGGCAGTTGAGGATGCCGCGATGACCCGCATGGTACAGCGGGAACTCGGGCGACGCTATGTCGACTCCAGCCGCCTTGATGTACGCGTCACTCACGGCGTGTGTTATCTTCGCGGCGTCCTGGAGAAGCTGCGCTTCTACCCCGAGGTGGACCTGGAGCACGAAGCCGAACTCATCCGCAAGCTACTGCGTCAGAAGCCCGGGATCCGGGAGGTGATCTGGGAGGTGTACGTCCGCGCCCCTCGTTAG
- a CDS encoding cation-translocating P-type ATPase produces MTREVRRVAVRLPERQDCERCLGRLRDGLVNLRGVDSAGINGSRTALDVAFDPDLITAGRIEAEAHAIARLVEHSVYRLVGMDCPTCAESVEKEVRRLPGVLWAAANYASARLVLEHDPGAAPAQAVARAAAAHGITALPEGAPGAAASASGRERLRTAATLLSLLLAASAAGAALAGHAVPARLLAAAAIAAGGWPTARAAWFAARSRSLDMNVLMTAAVVGAMAIGEWLEGAAIVALFGLGNLLQARATERTRRSIGALLDESPRNAVVRRGGEEIEVPVESVGVGETLVVKPGARLSLDGVVTAGSTVVDQSPITGESAPVPRAPGDPVYAGSLNGSRAVEVRVTHPYRDTLLARIVQHVEEAQARRAPSQQTVDRFARRYTPAVVLLALTVCLVPPLVTTAAAAIAGGSAPTGVWHVWFLRSLSLLVIACPCALVISTPVAIVAAIGSASRGGALVKGGAHLEALSRVQAILYDKTGTLTLGSFRLEAVHPLGDAPPDEVVRIAAAIEARSEHPLAPAIVREATGPLPEAADPESLAGLGARASVGGAVCLLGTPRLLERHGVDPGPARAIVDEAARAGRTAVVLARAGAPLGVLVLADTPRVGTAAAVARIASEGIARQAMLSGDNPEVARATAEQVGIGETHAGLLPHDKLALVRRYQMEVGPVAMVGDGINDAPALAAADVGIAMGAAGNDTAIETADIALMAGGIEPLPGLLRLARATQSVIRQNISVSLGTKGLLLALAVAQGIPLWLAVAGDVGVSLAVTLNALRLSRSPLVPPAR; encoded by the coding sequence ATGACGCGCGAGGTCCGCCGCGTGGCCGTGCGGCTGCCCGAGCGGCAGGACTGTGAGCGCTGCCTGGGCCGGCTGCGCGACGGGTTGGTGAACCTGCGCGGAGTCGACAGCGCCGGCATCAACGGCTCCCGCACCGCGCTCGACGTCGCCTTTGACCCGGACCTGATCACGGCCGGACGCATCGAGGCGGAGGCGCACGCGATCGCTCGTCTGGTGGAGCACAGCGTCTATCGTCTCGTCGGCATGGATTGCCCCACGTGCGCGGAGTCGGTTGAGAAGGAGGTGCGGCGGCTGCCCGGCGTGCTCTGGGCGGCGGCCAACTATGCCAGCGCCCGCCTTGTGCTGGAGCACGATCCAGGCGCCGCGCCCGCACAGGCTGTGGCCCGGGCAGCGGCAGCGCACGGCATCACCGCGCTGCCGGAGGGCGCGCCGGGCGCCGCGGCTTCCGCGAGCGGCCGCGAGCGCCTGCGCACGGCGGCAACGCTGCTCTCGCTGCTGCTCGCGGCCTCGGCCGCTGGCGCCGCACTGGCCGGCCACGCCGTGCCGGCGCGTCTGCTCGCCGCTGCGGCGATTGCCGCGGGCGGGTGGCCGACGGCGCGTGCCGCATGGTTCGCGGCTCGCTCGCGCTCGCTCGACATGAACGTGCTGATGACGGCAGCCGTCGTCGGTGCGATGGCGATCGGCGAGTGGCTCGAGGGCGCCGCGATTGTCGCCCTCTTCGGCCTGGGCAACCTCCTCCAGGCGCGCGCGACGGAGCGTACGCGCCGCTCCATCGGCGCGCTCCTCGACGAGAGCCCCCGAAACGCCGTGGTCCGACGTGGCGGAGAGGAGATCGAGGTGCCCGTCGAGAGCGTCGGTGTCGGGGAGACGCTCGTCGTCAAGCCCGGGGCGCGCCTGTCGCTCGACGGCGTTGTGACGGCCGGCTCGACGGTCGTCGACCAGTCGCCGATCACCGGCGAGAGCGCCCCGGTGCCGCGGGCGCCCGGCGACCCGGTCTACGCCGGCAGCCTCAACGGCTCCCGCGCGGTCGAGGTGCGCGTGACGCACCCCTATCGCGACACGCTGCTGGCCCGCATCGTCCAGCACGTCGAGGAGGCCCAGGCGCGGCGGGCGCCCTCCCAGCAGACCGTCGACCGCTTTGCCCGGCGCTACACGCCGGCTGTTGTGCTGCTGGCACTCACCGTGTGCCTCGTGCCGCCTCTCGTGACGACGGCCGCGGCGGCCATCGCCGGCGGCAGCGCCCCGACCGGCGTGTGGCACGTGTGGTTTCTGCGCTCGCTCTCGCTCCTCGTCATTGCCTGTCCCTGCGCGCTCGTCATCTCCACCCCGGTGGCCATCGTGGCCGCCATCGGGAGCGCGTCGCGCGGCGGGGCGCTCGTGAAGGGCGGCGCGCACCTTGAGGCCCTGTCGCGCGTGCAGGCCATCCTCTACGACAAGACGGGCACACTCACGCTCGGGAGTTTCCGCCTGGAGGCGGTCCACCCGCTCGGCGATGCGCCGCCGGACGAGGTCGTGCGGATCGCCGCGGCCATCGAGGCGCGCTCGGAGCACCCGCTTGCGCCGGCCATCGTCCGCGAGGCGACGGGCCCCCTGCCAGAGGCCGCGGACCCGGAGTCCCTGGCGGGCCTCGGCGCTCGGGCCTCGGTTGGCGGCGCCGTGTGTCTCCTGGGCACGCCGCGCCTGCTCGAGCGCCACGGCGTTGATCCGGGCCCTGCGCGCGCCATCGTCGACGAGGCGGCGCGCGCGGGCAGAACGGCGGTGGTGCTTGCCCGCGCCGGGGCGCCGCTCGGCGTCCTGGTCCTGGCCGACACGCCGCGCGTCGGGACGGCGGCCGCGGTGGCCCGCATCGCCAGCGAGGGCATCGCGCGCCAGGCGATGCTCTCGGGGGACAACCCGGAGGTGGCGCGCGCCACGGCCGAGCAGGTCGGCATCGGCGAAACGCACGCGGGACTCCTGCCGCACGACAAGCTCGCGCTCGTCCGCCGCTACCAGATGGAGGTCGGCCCGGTCGCGATGGTGGGCGACGGCATCAATGACGCGCCGGCCCTCGCCGCGGCGGACGTGGGGATCGCGATGGGCGCCGCCGGCAACGACACCGCGATCGAGACGGCGGACATCGCCCTGATGGCGGGCGGCATCGAGCCGCTACCCGGGCTCCTGCGCCTGGCCCGGGCGACCCAGAGCGTCATCCGCCAGAACATCAGCGTGTCGCTCGGCACCAAGGGCCTGCTGCTTGCGCTCGCCGTGGCGCAGGGCATCCCGCTGTGGCTGGCCGTCGCCGGTGACGTGGGCGTGTCGCTTGCCGTCACGCTCAACGCGCTGCGGCTGAGCCGCTCGCCCCTGGTTCCGCCCGCCCGCTGA
- a CDS encoding helix-turn-helix transcriptional regulator: MGSAEGCQDDHIDRDRVARIGAAMAGPETARRLADVFSAFADPGRLRLLEALGHDELCVCELTLLSGLSQSSVSHHLRLLRNLRLVRHRRAGRLVYYSLDDEHVRHLVSQGLAHVREEEDR, encoded by the coding sequence ATGGGGAGCGCCGAGGGCTGCCAGGATGACCACATCGATCGCGACAGGGTCGCGCGCATCGGCGCCGCCATGGCCGGGCCCGAGACAGCCCGGCGTCTCGCGGATGTGTTCTCGGCGTTCGCCGACCCCGGTCGGCTGCGCCTGCTCGAGGCGCTCGGGCACGATGAGCTCTGCGTCTGCGAGCTGACCCTCCTCTCGGGCCTCTCGCAGTCCTCCGTCTCACACCATCTGCGCCTGCTGCGGAACCTGCGGCTCGTGCGTCACCGGCGCGCGGGCCGCCTCGTCTACTACTCGCTCGATGACGAGCACGTGCGCCACCTGGTGTCGCAGGGGCTCGCCCATGTGCGCGAGGAGGAGGACCGATGA